One genomic window of Quercus lobata isolate SW786 chromosome 9, ValleyOak3.0 Primary Assembly, whole genome shotgun sequence includes the following:
- the LOC115961945 gene encoding uncharacterized protein LOC115961945, with protein sequence MNLKIISWNVRGLNDRDKRLRVRNLVRNWRPDVICLQETKMELITRAVIRSLWGDQHVDWSYLGSCGASGGVLLMWDTRVVNKVEEAVGQFSVSCKFTSVCDQFVWVFTGVYGPNSSRDRRFLWEELFGLSSWWNVP encoded by the coding sequence ATGAATTTGAAGATTATTTCTTGGAATGTTAGAGGCCTGAATGATAGGGATAAAAGGTTACGGGTTCGAAATCTGGTTAGGAATTGGAGGCCAGATGTTATTTGTCTTCAAGAAACTAAAATGGAGTTAATAACTAGAGCCGTGATTCGCAGTTTGTGGGGTGACCAACATGTGGATTGGTCTTATCTAGGCTCTTGTGGAGCTTCTGGAGGGGTGCTCCTGATGTGGGATACAAGGGTGGTGAATAAAGTGGAGGAAGCAGTGGGGCAGTTTTCGGTTTCTTGTAAATTTACAAGTGTGTGCGACCAGTTTGTATGGGTGTTTACTGGCGTATATGGTCCTAATTCTTCGAGAGACAGAAGGTTTTTATGGGAGGAATTATTTGGTTTGAGCAGTTGGTGGAATGTTCCATGA